Part of the Pseudoliparis swirei isolate HS2019 ecotype Mariana Trench chromosome 3, NWPU_hadal_v1, whole genome shotgun sequence genome, GAAACCTCGTGGGGGAGGGAGGGCCCGCCGTGCAGCGTGGAGCTGCTTTTCCCGCCTTGGTAGAAAGTGTTGCTGGGCACATTATGGGTCAGTTGGGAAACACAAACACCGGAAAGCTGCCGTTTGACTCTTGGACACGAGAAATATTTCCAATTGGAGCCGAAGCGAGACGAGCCGCCGATCGCCACAAACGAGTCGAAGGAAAGTAAGCATTTAAAAAGGATGATGGTAGTtatcttatttgttttttttaaatcggaaATTGACAAAATTGAAATGCATTCGAGTACTTTATTACACAAACATTAAGAGAACTTCACAAATATTAaacagaacaaataaacaaagataTTCAGGAATTCTAATAAACATCCATTCGtgaaaaaaaaagcccaaaacatACTAGACTCGGATGCAGCCAGTATTAAGAGCATGTTTGTCATTATTAATGATCAAATGTTGTTGACGACAAGCCgatgaaaaataatatatacacagcGATCCTTGAAAGGCTTCATGCTCGAGGAAgagaacaaagaaaagaaaaaaaaagtgtgtggcCTTGAGTGGCCGGATCAATACAGAATTGTGCCGAGTGTGCAGTCTGCCTGATGAAATCCTGCACAAATAAACattctgctcacacacacacacacacacacacacacacacacacacacacacacacacacacacacacacacacacacacacacacacacacacacacacacacacacacacacacacacacacacacacatgattgaTTACATTTGCAGGCTGTCTTTGTTTCACCATCGGTAATCAGGACGGAGCGGACGGCAAgcgctctctctgtgtgtgtgtgtgtgtgtgtgtgtgtgtgtgtgtgtgtgtgtgtgtgtgtgcgcacaaggTGAGGCTAGGACAAAATGTCTTACTGCAGGACTGTGGTCGAGATGAAACTTAAGAGGAGGAAGCTTTAATGTGTTAAAGGTTACGGGGCGAGGAGTCCCATTCGGCACCTGGACGGAGCGCCGGCTCAGACGAGATGACGTCATCGCCGTCATTTCACATCGCATCCCTCGGGAAGGCCGGCGTCGATCTCCTCCAGCCTCTGAGCCATGGACATGACCAGCATCTTCATCTGGgaaggatgggggagggggggggggggtcaaggcagaagagaaggggaaggatttaaaaaaaagaggcgcAGGTGATGTGAAGATGGAACAGCAAAAAGGTAGAATCGGCAAAAATGAGTAAAAGAGGGAAGGTGGAGTCGGTGGATATGAAGGAGTCAGGACGGGGGGAGAAATGGAGTCAACGGACAGGTGGGGAAAGGAAGGCAGCGGCAGGAAACAGTAAGGCAAGAAAGAGGGGTGGAGTAAAGACACATGGACAAATggggggaaagtgagaaagagtgACGAAACCCAAGCGGGGAAGTGGTCAGGGATGGACGGgtatgaaggtgtgtgtgtgtgggggggggggggaggagacgaCAGGTCAGTGAGTGCACAAGATGAAACAACCAAACAAATGTCTACGAGACTGAATACATTAGCGATGGCGGCGGGGCGCGATGACCACATCAGTTACAGGATAACAGAGGACATCGAGTTGTAGACGTGTAACGACCGATGACCAAACTATTTTATTGGTCGCTACCTTGATGCGTGAGGAATAGAAAATTACCGGCATACTTTTTGCTCGGGAAACAATTTAGTCACCGACAATTATTGAATTTTTAAACCTGCAATGAGTTGTAAATGGATAAGCTGTTCCATGAACACTTATAGCTGAAACTTAACATGTTGACTACTGGAAAAAATGctctttccccctccccccttttattCTAATCTATAATCAGTATTGTGTCATAGTTTAAATCCCATAAATCCCATTGATCACTCGTCACATGCTGGAGATTCAGGGGTCAGTGCAgagtaaaccccccccccacccgcccgCATCCATCCAGCTAGTGACAAAGACACTTCATgatcaaaacatgtttttcctcTCACAAAGATTCCTCCACATGCTTCCcatcacatctattgtcctcAGCAGGCGCTCCTGCACACCGTCGCCCCCTACTGGCCCGTCTGAGGACACGTGTGGATGTTTTTTAGACAAAGGATGATTAAGAAGAACTTGAGGACCTGCGACACtatttcaggggggaaaaagtacCCGATAGGTTTTCATAATGATATTAATACACAATACAAAAGTGACACAACAGAAGGGGATTTAAAAAGTTGAAACGTACAGAAAATTATAAACAGTATTGGGTGTAATTTGGATGTTTTGACTGAAACTTACTAATAATATACTTCTGTATTTTATATCTCAACTGCTATATATCGCATTGCAAGGGACGACATGGCGAGATGAGGTAATGTCGGGGACGAACGTCTGCCCATCACAGGAGTGTGGGCTTCCCAGAACTGAGCTGATGTCATCATGAGTGCAACCTGTGCATTGAtgcacaatgagagagagagcggcttgaaataaatgtatgacgGACGCAACACGGAGAACAGTGATTCATCACTGGCAATGTGCAGGTCAGAtctgtacatttaaaaaatatatagattttttttttaaggactaAACTCACCTGTGTTGGGAGAAATTGTCATGGTGACACATTGCAATGCGCTTTAGAGCAGACGTGTTGCTCCGTGGATGAAATGTTTGATCTCGTAACGATACAAAAACAGAGAAAACAGACaaagagaagcagcagcagtgatGTACCTCTGTCAGCTGTTGTTCAACGACGCCTCTGTACTCCAGGGTGATGGGCTGCTCTTTGGAGCCCTCTGCTGCCAACGTCTGGCTCGCAGAGCCGAGCACATAGCTGGAAAAGATTCAGTGTACGATTGGGGCGCTGAGTGCAAGAGGGATACTACCATTAATACCTGTTTAACTAATTATATTCCATACAATCTCACAACAATAAACACTATCTGTGTAAAGTTTATCACATTCAGTTTCTGTGGAAGCCATATTTTCCGGGATGGTATTGGActgctatttttttaaattactgttTTTCGAGTTTGGAATGCAATTtataatgtacacacacacctctcagatAATGTACATCTTGTGAAATAACTTGTTGTGCAATATTTGTGCCCAGTCATGTTTTGATTACACTTTCTTCAGAAATCTCATTATACAAATGTAAACTGATGTATGTTCCTCTAATAgtctaatatataaaataataataataatatatatataagccctAAACACACCTGTCTATGTCTGCTACGTTGAAACAGAAAGTAAATCTTTTGTGGTCGAGGTTCTTGGGCGTTGATGAATAAACCATTCCAAGCACAGAGCGGCAGCCGCAACAGAATAGATCCACGACCAGACTACggaggagaaaagaaacatGGAACGGATTTAATCCAAcaagtatgtatacatacaattACAAAACACCAGTAGGTAgtcaatgtatttaataaaacaatgcATTGGAAACATTCAGACAGTGATGGGTATTTTCAAGCATCCTCTTAAAAGGTCACACGACACTGCAACACGGATTGTACCTTCAGATTATTGTAATTCAAGCAAATGATCAATGCTGtagtttttttctggaaagtCAACTAATGTAATGGCTGGGAAACTAAATTAACACAATGTAGAGTTATCATTTGGTTACCTGACGCCCCAATCTATGAGACAGGACCCATGGTGGAataccagtcagagactaagagccacattttttactgtgtcaccgcaaagagccacatcatacacatatgtgtgcgcgcgcacacacacctctgatcagccagatttgttgtaaatgtcacacaccaacatgataatgacagaaatggactcctacagtactaagacaacaggtctgtcatgttcaacaatgaacattgtgtacactgtctcacacacacacacacaaacacacattatctcagttcaaccaagtccacaaacaaaaatagaataatttacaatagcgttttcttttactatgcatgttacttagtgggacttatgggattccttgccttgaacaatcctcttcaaatctggcttaattccgttgttgccactcgaagcaattccttcacatggtgtcaatcagaacaggtgtccgaaaatcgaacggtgcacttgcgccatgaatgccgcattatggggggctggagtaatcaaacgcccaccaataaaccactttagccgaagagagtgttcgacattcggatgcggttctccaacgctgctcttacaccgtgtccgctgaattgagggcggctggagaaaccgtcaccgtaaactactttagccatagtgcgggacatccagctgcccataatgcggcgttcatggcgtaagtgcagtgtttgattttcggacactttcattcgcgtaacccaccgtagaacggcccgctcgacattcggatgtggtctttttgcgtttggcccacgagtttgagacccgtgccctactgggaaactttgcgtttttttcatctcacgcatgcgcgtttgacgaaaaataccgtattgaactcaagcgaagcgaacacgcacatacaaaaaaacacaaacttagatatgaacgtaagagccgcatgacaccaggcaaagagccgcatgctgctcgcgagccgcgggttggccacccctgaccTAGTACATTAAAGTGTTGTATGCAACAAATATTTAGAAGTACTGGTACTTTTTATTACACTACAGTTATGTGACAGTTTAAGTCATTAGTTACTTGGCAGATTAAGTCACATAAAAACCATTTGTCTTAAATGGGACCTTTCTATACTACACTGTAAAATATGTTTACAACTTTAATACAATATACAATAGTATACATTCTGACAGGGGCAATCCCACTGCATAATGAGCATTTTTAATGTTGATAATTAAAAGTACATTTATGTGATGTTACTTCATAGCTTTTAAATGGAATAGAGTGTATATATTGTTGTGCTGTGTTAAGTAAAAAACAACTGTGCAGCACATTCTTACCAGAGAGATCGTTTACCCGCTTCATACCGGCGAGTCTTTTCTCCAACCGCGACGTTGTCAGTGACCCCTAAGAACAAAACATCACACACCTGTCAGCGGCTTGAGGCAGCATTGTTTTTGCGAGACAACGAAACATTCCCATTTACAACAGCATTTGAATGCATCGTTCTTAGCCAGGTGCAgtgttcttacacattttgaccaatggatttccatgactttaaaccaaatttccatgaccaaactgaaatctcggtataaacatgaacatttttgaaaatggtgcgtattgagagcgtacgccggcttatattttgagcgtctttctttaaaaaacgtattaattatttcaaactcggcgtaaatgaacatgtgattataacaatttccatgacttttcccaaagtTTTTTGATTTAAgttctttccatgacttttccaggccaggaaataaccattttaaaattccatgacttttccaggttttccatgaccgtacgaaccatGCAGGTGACTTTCAAGTTAGCTAACACTCGTCGTTTATTAAAGCGATCCAAACACTAACTATTGCTAGCACAGACAACACGGTTGGAGAAGTAAGCCCAACTGACGTGTCACTAGATTATGTCCTAAACTAACGCGACTCACGCTTCAATCGTATTTGGTTTTGTTCGTCTTCACTTCCATCCCACGACATTGAGTCCCCGACAGGCAGCTTGCACTTCCCGCAGATGAAGACCACAGGTCCGTCGTccgcgtcctcttcctcctctgcatgGCCAAACAACTTTTCTTCGACGGCAGTCGAGTCTATACTCAACTCAAACGTGTTGTTAACAACTTTAGCTCGGTGTTTTAACAAATGTTCTCTCTTCgccatttttaaaaattgttttaccAGGTTTCTCGCtaaaaaagcagttttgaatTCAAGCGGGTGGTTGGTGGTTTGAAGCGGAGATCCCAGAGGTACTCAGACAACGCGAGATGAGTCGCTGTGTGTACTTCCGCGTTCGTCTATTTAAGAAATGTACGAAGAGAGAAACCCGATGCTTCTTATTTTCAATGTTTGGCTTAAATGTGGTAGTTTTGAAAAAACGGAATggatgtgcatgtatgtgtcgaCATGTAATTACATATTTTGTTGTATTCagtacatttaaatgttttcacatacatgtatatagtctCGGTTTTGCCTTAAAGGTATGCGTAAACAACAATGGAAATAACGTTATTTCCAATAATTCAAGACAACATGGGGTGAGGAATTGATATGCAACTAGTTAGAGGGTTATCTCTTCTAAACCGCATTTTCTAATGTAAACCTATAGCCATCTTTCTGTGGCCATCTCCACGcataggttttttttttctcgcctgTATCTTAAGAACCATATATGAACCTTCAGAAACATAGAATATGattatgtattgtattatataatatcattaacgtgatatgatatataattcATCTAAATTAATCTAGTATACAGTTTTCTTTCTCTGCTGTGCCAAATACAATATTCATTATACGTTTAAGTGTGAGCGTGGGAAAAGTGTATCACAGGGGAACCGACGTGAACTATCTTGACGGAATCTTTTTCTTTGGGAGCCAAGAAGTAAGGTGAACCGGAACAAGAGAGCTTCATCTTGGGTTTACGTAattattgatttttgttttcctttagaTACTTACTATCTTACTTACATAAAGTCAATGTAtgtctattttttattaaataaaaaatttaaattagtAAAAACTAAAAGTAGCTTAAACATTTGCTCGTGCTTCTCATTGGCCAGTGACCCGGAAGTTATTAAATTGATTTTCGGGAGCGCGAAAACCAGAGTTAAAAGTTTTCGCCTTTTTTTAGGACTGGTGCTATCAATAACCGTGTCAATACGCTAGTCGTTGTGGTCTTTGTTAGATTTGTATTCAAAATGTGCGAGAAGATGAATAATGTAATGCTCAGTTTTGTGGATAACGACACGTTAGTTGAACGCAGTGATGGCTGTTGGCGTTTGTTTACTCTCCTGTTTCGTGTCACTCCTCAGGTGAACAGCTGGCTCAGCACAGTGTACGGCGATCAGCCGGTGCCACACTTTGAGGTCAACACGAGGACGGTGGACATCCTGTACCAGCTGGCACAGTCCAGTGAAGCCCGCTGCAGTGACACGGCTCTTCTCACAGAAGACCTCAGGCAGAAAGCATCCGAGTATCAGTGCGAGGGTGAGGGACTGACATCATTTCTTAAAAGTTATGAAGTGATTGCTGGCTTCTGAGCACACGGTGACGTCACTGCAATGAAATAGGATGGGGTTATTGTCCTTTGGACTTCTTTTCACCCAGATCTCATCTATTATTGTGTTGAGTACATTGTTATTATAACAAGAGATGAAGGCCAAAACGACATAAATCCTAATTGGCAGATTCTGTGTCTTCACATGCATTTACTGTGTGCATTGTTGTCAAGTGTAGGACAGTCTATTGATTCACACCACAAAGTCTCTGCAGCCTTTCCTCAGAACCCAACTGTGTTTCCTCTTCTCTAGGTGCTCATTACCGCGATGTTCTCCTGCAAGGCGTAGGTCTGTCCTGTGCAAGCTTGTCAAAGCCCGCTGATGACTATTTGTCTGCTTTAGTGGACACGGCCATGGTGCTTGGAGTCAGAGACACATCACTGGGCAGGTACGCTGAAGTTGCACCCTTGCTGTCTATTCGCTAGACGGTAGTTTCCTCGGTGAAAGACCTGGAAAAAGGACAATTGACGCGTTTCACAGTTGTTTGTCTTGTCGTGTAGCTTCATGCCGGCGGTGAACAACCTCACCAACACGCTGCTGGAAGAAGAGAAGTCAAACAGGCGACTCGAGAGGGAACTCCGGGCCTTAAGAAGCCGACTCGGTGCTACTCTGGTGATGCGGAGCAACTTGCAAGAGTAAGAACACggaagacgatgatgatgaattCGGCATCGTGATATTGTGCCGTTGTTGTCGTAAATACAAACCCACAGCGCTGGGCTATGCAGTGCTGTGACATACACACTATTTGCTGTTACACACTGCGCGTCATCTGTAACCGGTGTTCTTATTTGTCTTCAGGGACATAAACAAAACGGTCAAGTCTCAGTCAGTGGAGAGCGCGAAGGCGGAGGAGAGAATGCTCAACATGGATTTTGTTACGGCAAAGGCAAAAGAGCTCAGCACGAGGCGGGAGAGGGCGGACGTACGTAGTAATGACCTGTATCTGTCTTAGCTGCGTAGTGCATTGAGGGTCCGATACATGATACAACTATTGTAAATGATATGGAGGAAAATGCCCAGATATTCAAGAGTTTCATATATCGCCCTGTTTCGCTTCAAAGGGTTCACGTCTCAGTGGGAGCGTTCGCTCtcaataagaaaataaagaacatctGTACTCATGATAACTTGCTATTTATTCTGAAGAGGCAATAATTAACTGTCACGTCAGCAAACAGTTTGAGAAAATGCCTCTCGACACAAACGGCATAACAACTCATTGCATAACGGTAGTTAATTAGAAGGGCGAAAGATAGAATGGATGAGTAGAATTTTCTTCGAGAAAACCATCTGCCTATATCTCGCAGCGGGAAAGGAGACGGACTTTAGGGTGTGCCCGATAATATaccacttttattttgttaagaaAGACAGACTAGTTTCGAGCACCGAGttgatgctgcgttcaggttCAACAGTTAACGCCCTTGGTATCACTGTCAGGAGGAACCAGATATTGTATTATTTCATGCGGTTCGTGGTCGGGTGTTTTATTCTCTCCTATCAATCCTTCAGGCTCAACTCGTATCCCGGAACATGGACAAATCTATCACCCACCCGGCTATTGTGCAGCTCTCTGAGGTAATTTCATATTTTACTCACGCGACGCAATCGAGCACCACGGGAATGAAAAATGTCACGTTTACGCTTTCAGGGGTTTGAAAATGCGCCGTCTTATTTTTCTCTCCTGTAGGAAGTAACCACGTTGAAACAAGAAATAATCCCCATGAAAAAGAAACTGGAGCCTTACATGGACTTAAGCCCAGTAGGTTTATCCAACTACACACCGGGTTTACACATGAGCCTAAATATGTTTATGATGCCGTTTGTTTTGAGGAATTCAAGTTGACAAAACATGAGAAAAGTGTGTGAAACACATTTGGGTCTCTATTTGACTTGAcaatatgtttttgttgttgttttttccccttctaaACCACAACAGAACCCATCTCTTGCTCGAGTGAAAATAGAAGAGGCCAAAAGAGAGTTGGTGAGTATCTTTGTAGTTTATTCATTGACGGATGAGATGTGGTTGCTTAACTGTTTATTTGAATGTTTCCTTAATTACAGGCCGCCATTTGTTCTCAACTTGAGATGAATATGGATTTCAAGTGAAAATGTTTGTCATGTAGATTTTGAGCTGTTCATTTCTGTGTTTTGGAAAGATAATAAAGTGAATGTTTATGTCTGGTTGACTCTTAATGTGACTCTCTGTAATGTGCTGCAGCAGCCAACTAAAGACAGTCTGAACCGTAGAATATTAGTTAAAAATATTTCTTTGACGATCTGCTCTTTGGCATTTAAATGCAGTTTTAATAATTATGTTCCCCTCAAACAAATCAAAGGgtctccttttttaattttttttatttattttagctaCGTCCCTCGAAAGGAAATGTGTGTTTCACCACGGAGGATTCCGTTCAAAGATTGTGCCATAAAAGAGGACTtacaatatttgtatatatgagCAATTCAAGTCAGAGTTGAGgcaaaaaatgtaatttgtgaTCTTTCTTTCCTTTGGTGGGACCGATTCAGTTTATCTcccctttttgtttgttataaAACATCATCACGAATCAAATGTGAAGTCCTTAGTTTCTGTAGTATCTGCTATCTAATTAAGGGGTTGTGTAATTTTTTCTTTCATCAAAGTTTGTCTGCCAGATGTAATAATTACACATCTGGATGATTTTATTTGCTACGGTTTGTTGGACATATTTTTGTCTGTATGGCAACTTTAGaagcatattttaaaaagtaaaaaaatgcatttacatGAACTCTAATACATTATACTCATAACTTCTACTTTATTTGTAggtttaaagacattttacattttataaaggGAAATTGTAGATTTCTAATGTGAGACATCCTCACGATGGGACAAAAATGTCATAGTATTTGTAATTCCTATTTCTATAAGACTACACACATCTGCACTTATTTCACAATAGCTCAgatatgaataataatgttatgGTTTACTTGTTCGTACAATTGAACTTTCCTTGTTGGTCCAACTTCAAAACAAAGTGCAGGAAACATTTTTGAGTTTGACAACAAAATTCCACAGGCTTTGGAGGGATAACCGCACATAAAAGGGGGTTTGGAGCCACTCCCATGGAGCCTTAAGCTAAAATACAGAGAATGCAACCCACTAGGGGGCTTGTTGACCAGTTTGTATGCTAAATATCCCCTCTGGGTTCCTCCCACTGCCCGTcccagacccccagagaccccaccGTCTGTCAGCTTGACTGCTGTGTGGGTCTtcatgtgtgacacacacatcgACCGGTTACCATGGAGGAGGTCATGGATGTGGGCCGGGGAGCAATTCACCCAGTAGGCCCCCTGCTTCATTCAAAGGCACCGTGGTTTGGGCATCGACAGACTCAAAATATCATTCCACAGCAGTCaaaggggacacacacacacacactgactatgTTTGTCACATCATCTCTGACTGTCCTCGCCTACTAATTTGAGGATCGCTGTCTTGAACAGAAGAGGTTCTTCCTGTTTATACGAACATTgactatattatttatttatgtcatttgtgTGATTTTAACACAGGCAAATAATCACAAATTTAACTAAAAATATATTCACAACATTACTTATGATTTTTCTTCTTAACCcactttatacatatatatatatataaacataaatatatatatatatgtatatacacatatatatgtatgtatatatatgtatgtgtatatataaataaattacaaaatatatatatatatatatgaagttaAGAAGAGAAATTATACGTAATGTGCTGAATACATTTTGAGTTAGATTTATAATTATTTGCCTGTGTTTAAATCatacaaatgacataaataaatagaaaggaCAAATGCAACCAAAAGGCTTTTTGATAACCTCTAACacattatgtttatgtttatgttacaTTAAAATGTGCGCGTGTCAATAGTTTAATTCTCTTGCTGCTCTCATTCAGTGAGGTTTATCCTATTCCTTTCAGAAACCTCTCTGAAAGCATTTTGCCATAATCCAAAAGGTAAACATGTGCCTCAAGTGCGTCATACCATTGAGTGCGCGTGcccctttccccttttaaaaTAGTTGTATCTGCCACGCCCACAGCTCGATTCATTCCCACGCAGCTGTTACTGTAAGTCGCGTTCAGTTCCCACGTGCATCTATTCACTTCTCTGCGCTGTTGGCCGGCACGGAGAGGCGGACCGGGACTCCAGCCCCGCGCGTCGGACCGATCACCGCCTCTTGTGCGTTTTTCCTCCAACTTGTTGCGCAGCTGCTATTTCTCCACAGCTCTGGtccacactgctgctgctgctgcggcgggGAGCTGCGCACCAGCACGCGCGCGCATGGTGGGCTGGTGCCTCATCGGGGGATATTTGCTGGAAAAAGGGAAACAGATGGATGAAGCTGTGTCTGTCTCCAGGCCTCCTACGAAGATTTCTGAAGTTCTGCGGCCTCCGGTGACAACAACTCCAGCGTGTTTATTATGAACTCGGAGACAGGGGATGCGAGTCATGAGCTGCACGCGACCTGGCCACGGACTGGACCTCAGCCACAGCCTCTTCTACCTCACTTTGCTCCTGTGGACCAGGCGCATGAGTGGACTGGCTGACTTTTCAAGTAAGAAGATgaccatgatgatgatgatgatgatggtggtggtggtggagaagcCTCTCTAACAGAAAGTGTTGGATTAATGGAGGTGTAGTGACACATGGTGTAGTATAAATAAAGTTGGTTCTAGCCTtgttagttttttaaaaatagggTAATGTAAAATATAAAGAGTGAGTCCTTTTCATATCTGTAAAATAATGTCAATATGATAAGGAATTTTGAATCAGATGTAACTTAAGTGCATCGACACACCATAGACTACATAACTCAACAGAGACCGAACTAATGAATatgaaaccaacaacaacaacaacaacaacaactttaaaGGCATGGTTGGTAATCCTGAGTACACTAGTATTAAAAAAGTTgacatcaacacaacaacaaacaacaggcTTATTACAGGCTTGCAACAGCCACATTATTTTAGTTTCCCCAGAGTATTTGTCTATGTTTtaacaaaaatataaacaatattttcGCCCTACCTTGGCCCTAGTAAACTAACTAGTTTTGTCCATGCTACTCAGTTGCCTTCAAGTTAAAATTATTTTCAATGAAGGGACGTagttgttggactcgattggcttctgtcagagagtacagcaacccactcacagctttggccacacgcttgatcttgttcttacttatgcgCGGACACATTGAGCGTCTTCGCCAGaacccacagaatcctcttctctgTCACCacaacttttgaatttatatacTATTTTGGTGTACGTTAGTCAAAAGTCAAAAGTTACTACACACTAGATGTAACTGTGACTGTAGCGTAGCAAATTAAAAGAAGCCTTCccttctgtatttgataatACAACGCTATATAACTAGAGGACTCCCAGTCTTAACTTCATTCCCAGatttgatcatcttgttgacagtgccataggctctctgagaatgactcTGACAAAGACACTGCCctctgaaagaagaagaaagagggaaggagagaggttTGCTGCTGTATAACCCCCGCCCGCAAACTGAGCGAACTGTTCGAAGCTTTGAAACGATATATGGCGCTCAAAATCTCtccttaaaacatataagaaggccctccgtaataaAAGAGCAGCCTGTAGGCTCAGCCAGaaaatgccagagcagcctatttaataaaaataaaaaaaaaacaaaccagGTCTTCAGTCTCTGTGCAGCCGAGCACAGGTATAAACCTGCTCAGTGGCCCAGAACCTTAGCTATAAACCTTTTAAGtaatttttttatgaaaaatttttttaatttttattatttaactatTAATCTTAATCATCTTGCTCAGTGGCAGTGCCACAATCTGGAATGGTGGCCAAAACCGGGAAATGCCCTGATTATCTgatggtatttttttttttattttcaagaccaattattttcaacggtttacCTGGTTTCTTCACCTGTCTTGACCCCATCCTCCTAATGTTGCCCGTAAATTAAGCGACTGCCTT contains:
- the haus1 gene encoding HAUS augmin-like complex subunit 1 isoform X2, giving the protein MCEKMNNVNSWLSTVYGDQPVPHFEVNTRTVDILYQLAQSSEARCSDTALLTEDLRQKASEYQCEGAHYRDVLLQGVGLSCASLSKPADDYLSALVDTAMVLGVRDTSLGSFMPAVNNLTNTLLEEEKSNRRLERELRALRSRLGATLVMRSNLQEDINKTVKSQSVESAKAEERMLNMDFVTAKAKELSTRRERADAQLVSRNMDKSITHPAIVQLSEEVTTLKQEIIPMKKKLEPYMDLSPNPSLARVKIEEAKRELAAICSQLEMNMDFK
- the mis18a gene encoding protein Mis18-alpha isoform X2, which translates into the protein MAKREHLLKHRAKVVNNTFELSIDSTAVEEKLFGHAEEEEDADDGPVVFICGKCKLPVGDSMSWDGSEDEQNQIRLKRVTDNVAVGEKTRRYEAGKRSLCLVVDLFCCGCRSVLGMVYSSTPKNLDHKRFTFCFNVADIDSYVLGSASQTLAAEGSKEQPITLEYRGVVEQQLTEMKMLVMSMAQRLEEIDAGLPEGCDVK
- the haus1 gene encoding HAUS augmin-like complex subunit 1 isoform X1, which translates into the protein MCEKMNNVNSWLSTVYGDQPVPHFEVNTRTVDILYQLAQSSEARCSDTALLTEDLRQKASEYQCEGAHYRDVLLQGVGLSCASLSKPADDYLSALVDTAMVLGVRDTSLGSFMPAVNNLTNTLLEEEKSNRRLERELRALRSRLGATLVMRSNLQEDINKTVKSQSVESAKAEERMLNMDFVTAKAKELSTRRERADAQLVSRNMDKSITHPAIVQLSEEVTTLKQEIIPMKKKLEPYMDLSPNPSLARVKIEEAKRELVSIFVVYSLTDEMWLLNCLFECFLNYRPPFVLNLR
- the mis18a gene encoding protein Mis18-alpha isoform X1 translates to MAKREHLLKHRAKVVNNTFELSIDSTAVEEKLFGHAEEEEDADDGPVVFICGKCKLPVGDSMSWDGSEDEQNQIRLKRVTDNVAVGEKTRRYEAGKRSLCLVVDLFCCGCRSVLGMVYSSTPKNLDHKRFTFCFNVADIDSYVLGSASQTLAAEGSKEQPITLEYRGVVEQQLTEVHHCCCFSLSVFSVFVSLRDQTFHPRSNTSALKRIAMCHHDNFSQHR